GCTTTCGGATGCCGGTGGCGTCCGAAAGTGGTTACATGTCAGGGTTGGTCGCTTCGGCGCCGGTGCCGGCGACGAGCAGACGCCACGGCGGGCACAGGGGCCACGACAGACACAGATGCCGACGCGGACACAGGTGCCACCACGGACAATCGTCCGCGAGGGGCGACGACGAGGCGTGGGGGAGGAATTGCGGTGAGCAACCAGCCTGATCGGCCGCGCGGAGCACGCCCGACCACCGGCGGCGGGGCGACGGGGCAGCGGGTGCCGTCCGGCGCGCCGAGCGGGTTGGACGACGATCCCACCACCCAGCCCGGGCTGCGCCGCGGGCTGAAGAACCGCCACATCCAGCTGATCGCGCTGGGTGGGGCCATCGGCACCGGGCTGTTCTACGGCTCGGGGCAGTCGATCGGCCAGGCCGGCCCGGCGATCCTGCTGTGCTACCTGGTGGGTGGTGCGGCGATCTTCATGGTGATGCGCGCGCTGGGCGAGATGAGCGTCGATACGCCGGTGACCGGCGCCTTCAGCTACTACGCCTGGCGCAACTGGGGTGAGCGCGCCGGCTTCGTCTCGGGCTGGAACTACTGGTTCAACTTCGTGGCGGTCTCCATGGCCGAGCTCACCGTGGTGGGCAAGTACGTGCAGTTCTGGGCGCCGGGAGTGCCTGCCTGGGTGTCGGCGGCGGCCTTCCTGGTGGTGGTGACGCTGGTGAACCTGGTGAGCGTCAAGGCCTTCGGTGAGTTCGAGTTCTGGTTCGCCATCATCAAGGTGGTCGCCATCATCGCGATGATCGTGCTGGGCGCCCTGATCATCACCACCGGGCTGGGCAATGGTGGCCATCCGATCGGCGTGGAGAACCTGTGGGTGAACGACGGCTTCTTCCCCAAGGGCCTGTGGGGAGTGCTGTTGGGGCTGGTGATCGTGATGTTCAGCTTCGGTGGCGTCGAGCTGATCGGCATCACCGCCGGGGAGGCCGAGAATCCCCGCACGACGATCCCGCGGGCCATCAACCAGGTGGTATGGCGCAT
The window above is part of the Propionibacterium freudenreichii subsp. freudenreichii genome. Proteins encoded here:
- a CDS encoding amino acid permease, with the protein product MPSGAPSGLDDDPTTQPGLRRGLKNRHIQLIALGGAIGTGLFYGSGQSIGQAGPAILLCYLVGGAAIFMVMRALGEMSVDTPVTGAFSYYAWRNWGERAGFVSGWNYWFNFVAVSMAELTVVGKYVQFWAPGVPAWVSAAAFLVVVTLVNLVSVKAFGEFEFWFAIIKVVAIIAMIVLGALIITTGLGNGGHPIGVENLWVNDGFFPKGLWGVLLGLVIVMFSFGGVELIGITAGEAENPRTTIPRAINQVVWRILVFYVGAVFVMLCLFPWNQLGTSESPFVTIFDKIGITGAANILNLVVLTAAASAYNSGLYSNGRMLYSLARQHNAPRALMKVNRFGSPWVGVLVSSAVTAVAVVLTFLFPDTVFLYVMSIALMAAMTNWVMVVYTDVKFRQRIGPEGAAKLAYRMPGNPWTNYATLAFLGFVMVLMAFTPDYRIALPIGAVWIAGLLCAYSLVKRWRDKHGIEAVSEDRWRM